The proteins below are encoded in one region of Xenopus laevis strain J_2021 chromosome 8L, Xenopus_laevis_v10.1, whole genome shotgun sequence:
- the clip3.L gene encoding CAP-Gly domain-containing linker protein 3-like — translation MTREDPPDSTPEESKLPLEFQSPLLEKRRRPMVHPSAPAPLPKDYAFTFFDPNDPACQEILFDPQTSVPELFAIIRQWVPQVQHKIDIIGSEILKRGCHVNDRDGLTDMTLLHYACKAGAHGVGDPAAAVRLTNQLLLLGADITLRSRWTNMNALHYAAYFDVPELLRTLLKASKPKVLNSTCSDFNHGTALHIAASNLCLGAVKCLLEHGANPSVRNSKSQVPADVVPDPMDMGLDKAESAMIAKELKQLLLDAVPLTCNLPKVTLPNYDNIPGNLMLASLGLKLGDRILLDAETAGTLRFCGTTEFASGQWVGVELDEPEGKNDGRVGGIRYFICSPKQGIFAPVSKISKAPDQQPSSVTSTPRTPRMDFSRVTGKGRKEKKATTKKSMSVGSLDKEGLKIDIGDQVLVAGQKQGTVRFYGKTDFAPGYWFGIELEKPTGKHDGSVFGVRYYTCSPKHGVFAPPSRVQRMGGPKEPQTDNNGMKKVHQVTMTQPKRNFTTVRTPKEIASENSISRLLFCCWFPWLLRAEMQS, via the exons ATGACCAGAGAGGATCCCCCTGACTCCACCCCAGAGGAGAGCAAACTCCCCCTGGAATTCCAGAGCCCATTACTAGAAAAACGGAGAAGACCTATGGTTCACCCTTCAGCACCTGCTCCTCTGCCTAAGGACTATG cttttacattttttgaccCCAATGACCCTGCTTGCCAAGAGATTCTGTTTGATCCACAGACCAGTGTACCAGAACTTTTTGCCATTATACGACAGTGGGTTCCTCAAGTTCAACACAAAATCGATATAATTGGCAGTGAG ATCCTAAAGAGAGGCTGTCACGTGAACGACAGGGATGGATTGACAGATATGACCTTATTACATTATGCCTGCAAAGCTGGAGCACATGGAGTgg GTGATCCTGCAGCTGCTGTTAGACTGACCAATCAGCTTCTTCTGCTGGGAGCAGACATTACCCTGCGCAGTCGCTGGACCAATATGAATGCTCTGCATTATGCTGCTTATTTTGATGTTCCAGAACTTCTTCGCACTCTCTTGAAAGCATCAAAGCCCAAAG TGCTGAATTCCACCTGTAGTGATTTTAACCATGGGACTGCTCTGCATATTGCTGCCTCCAATCTCTGTCTCGGAGCTGTGAAATGTCTGCTTGAACATGGGGCAAATCCTTCTGTCAGA aatAGCAAGAGCCAAGTACCAGCTGATGTAGTTCCTGACCCTATGGATATGGGCCTGGACAAGGCAGAGTCTGCTATGATTGCCAAGGAGCTGAAACAGCTGCTGTTGGATGCTGTGCCCTTAACCTGTAACCTGCCCAAGGTTACATTACCAAACTATGATAACATCCCTGGCAACCTAATGTTGGCATCCCTGGGACTGAAATTGGGTGACAGAATACTGTTGGATGCAGAAACG GCTGGCACCCTTCGTTTCTGTGGAACCACCGAATTTGCCAGTGGACAGTGGGTTGGAGTGGAGCTGGATGAACCAGAGGGCAAAAATGATGGTAGAGTAGGGGGAATCCGCTATTTCATTTGCTCCCCTAAACAGG GCATTTTTGCTCCTGTGTCCAAGATCAGCAAAGCCCCTGATCAACAACCATCCTCAGTTACCTCCACTCCGAGGACTCCCCGTATGGACTTCTCTCGAGTCACTGggaaaggaagaaaggaaaagaaag CTACAACCAAGAAATCAATGAGTGTGGGGAGCCTGGACAAAGAGGGCCTGAAGATCGACATTGGGGACCAGGTGCTTGTGGCTGGTCAGAAACAGGGAACTGTGCGATTTTATGGAAAAACTGATTTTGCCCCTG GGTACTGGTTTGGCATTGAATTGGAGAAACCCACTGGAAAACATGATGGCTCGGTTTTTGGTGTTCGGTATTATACTTGCTCCCCAAAACACGGAGTATTTGCTCCCCCATCCCGGGTACAAAG GATGGGTGGTCCCAAAGAACCCCAGACAGACAACAATGGTATGAAGAAGGTGCATCAAGTTACTA TGACACAGCCAAAGCGTAACTTCACAACAGTGCGGACTCCAAAAGAAATTGCTTCAGAAAACTCCATCTCCAG GTTGCTGTTCTGTTGCTGGTTTCCATGGCTCCTCCGTGCTGAGATGCAGTCTTAA